The Fusarium fujikuroi IMI 58289 draft genome, chromosome FFUJ_chr05 DNA segment GTCATACGGCTCTCAAGGGACATGATTaggcagaagaagatcatccaCACTTTCGACTTCCTTATGGGCGCTTATGCGCACGTCACGCTGGTCGAGTTCTCGGACCACCTCGAGGACATCGATGAGACGTTTCGTCTAATGGAGGAAGTGCAAAATCTGCGAAAGGATACATATGTTGTCGAACCGGTCTCTATCTGGGCTATGAACATGATGAGAAAAAGAGTGTTTGATGCGGCGCGACCAGAGGTGGACACACAAACCCAAATTTTGCCTGGTCTTGATGTCTGGTGGCCGCCTTTCGAAGCTTTAAGTACTAGGATGGAGTATACGTCAACAGAAGTAAGCGAGCAAGATCAATAGTTGGGTTATTATAGTCTGGACACCATTGTCCAGGTCCCCGATGACGAGATGGATCATTCATGACTTAAAAATAACAAGAGATATTCAATTGAGATTAAGGCCTAATTATGGCTCAAAACTTCTCCATGGCAGATTTCTGAGCGTTACCCATCTCCTGATCCCCAGAGGCAGCATCAGACGAGTCAATCACGACATTGACAAAGGTACCATCATGAGTCTCCACAAAGTCCTTGGGCTCCTTCCAGCCCGAGACCTTTGGAATATTCTTACTCGGGAAGACTGTGTTTATGAGCCAAAAGCTTCCAAACGCCAGAAATAGTCCTACGGGATACGCAACATAGTAGAACCGCTGAATGCCCAGTGGTGCGCTGACACCCATTTGGTAAAGGAATCCATAGAAGTTGGGTGCAATGGCAATTAAATAGACTACGAACGCTCTGAGATTGAAGCCGTGGAAGAAGTGGTAGGTAGAGTCCTTGTGGCCAGAATAAAGCATGGGAATGTCGAAGACGCCGCGCCTGAGGAGGTAGTAGTCGCAGATGAGAATGCCTGTGATGGCGCTGAGGAAGATCTGATACGAGctgaggaagttgatgaagacgGCCGCAGATGAAAGCAGGTACCATGGGCAAATGGCGTACGAGATGACTACAGGAGAAGCAATTAGTCAGTGGCTAGTCAGGCATGATGAAACACGAGCGATACGTACTTGCACAGATAAAGAAGCCACGCTTCACCGTGATGTATTTGGGCATGAGGGCTGCGATGTCGTTTCCGGCGCTGTAAAGATTAAAGGGTCAGCTGTAAGTTCCAGGGTCTCTGGAAGACAAAGATTGGGCTAAACTTACGGAATGGAGTTCTCGAAAATAGCGGAGAACACAGTTGAGTAAACATAAGCAAACGAGATCAATGCACATCCCGCGCGGTTCGCAGATGTATGACGATCGCCCTGCATAAGCATGTCAAGAGTTGTAAGCGGGTTCCAGATGACCTCGCCAAAGATACCCTTGCTAGCAGCCGCGATCAAATTGCCAAACACACCGACCAAGAAGTTGGACATCGGGAAGCTGAACACCTGACCAGCAATGACGTCGCTTGGCTTAGAGGCATATCGTTGCAGATCAGATGCATTGGAGATGAAGGTGCCGCAACTGGCGAGACCCAGAAAGAAGAACTTCAGGATCAACCAGGACTTTTCAGAGCCTTTGACGGTTGATGGCTCAGTCAATGTCTTGCGGACGCTGCCGGACTGTGATAGTGTCCAAGCTACGAAGGCAATGGTGGCGGCGAAGTAGACAGCGACTTTGATATGAACGAGCTTTCTCATGCGGGGGACGGGGACGAAGAGAAAGGCGCAGTTGATAAGCCTGAGATGGAACAGTGAGGTTAGCAGATACTCTTATGTGAGCGATAGGAACATACCagtagaggaagaagcagagcatcTGTGCCGAGTTGAGGGCGGATTTGGAGCCCATGATGTCGGGAATATTGGCGATGGAGGGAAATATGGCATGAAGAAAGACACTGCAAATAGCAAAATGATCAGCTACAAACCAAAGAGGTGCTGGTCGGCCAAAGATTGTCTTGATCCGACTGTTGGTTGAAGTAAACTTACTATAGACACTGCGCTCCCTGCACAGCATTCACACCATTCCAAACAATCGACATAACAGCCCGATTAAACGTCGGCCACAGCGCACCCCAAGTCCCAAAGCTCGCTCGACACGCAACAGGAAAGGGTATTCTGTAGAGGGCACCAGCGCGACCATTCAGCGCCATGAGACAACCAGCGAGTAACTGGCCGCCGAGCGAACATGCCAGAGCTTCCCACATACTCAGACCAGCAGACTGGCCGGTAGAGGCTGCATACAGGTTACTGACGTTCGCTGTGGCGGCAAACCAAAAGGCAGAGTATGTGATGGATGTCCAGGTGCGGTCCTTAACGGGCGTTGGGCGGATGGAGTCATTGTCGAGAAAATCAGCTGGCTCGGTTGTTCCGTCTGCGCAGTGCTTTTTGACGAGGAGACGGTCGTGGGCTTTGGAGAGGAGTGAAGCCATATTTTCTCCAACGTTGTGTTGTAAAAAGGGATCGACTTTGAGCAGTTGTAAATGGAAGACCAGGGTTGATGTTTATAGAATGCAGCATATCAACTTTGGACCAACCACAAGCATGGGATCTAGAATTGATAAGGTCGGATCTATACGACCTGATCCTATTGGCGCTGATGCCATGTCCGACGGTCGCCGGTCAGGGTAGTTACACTAGTGACGCTGTTATCTGTGCCCGCAAAAGATAGCCACGAGTATCAGATTGCAGAGCCAGTGCCCGCCCTGTGTAGCCAATACAATCGCGAGTTCTGTGGGTCACAACTGGGAACTGTAAGCGATAGGGGAACGGGGAACTCCGCCACGGATGGCCCCGTCGGCAGTTATGGGTCCCCATCTCCGACGGTCTCCGTCTTGTGCCTAACCTACAGTTGATCAAATATTGCGCAACTTGCACGACTCTCCTACCTCAAACAATCGAGTGTTATCTTATATCAAGTCGCCAATTCCAGCTCTGTTACTTATATTAGTGCTCTGAAAATTAATAGCGGAGCTAACAACAGTGAAGTTCTCAGTGCTGAGTCGAGCTCTTAGCCATCATTCGTCGTTAATCTTCCCCACTTTGAGCTACCATCATTTTTTGGCAACCTCGCCTCGTTATCTTCAGTATACAATCTCTGAGTTCAAGAGTAACAACCATGGCTACTACCACAATCGAGGCCACAGCCCCCGTCTCGGCGTTTACAACGGTGCAGCTGATGACACCGGACGGGCCTGTTTCCCGCCGTGTACGCTGTGGGGCGCCCCGTACCCCGACCCTGGATGAAATGCCCGTCATCGACCTCAGCTCACTTGATGGGGATGCGGCCGCGCGCAAGGCCATCGCCACCAAAATcaaagctgctgctgagaacaCTGGCTTCTTTTACGTATCCAACCACGGAATTCCTAAGGAATTGATTGAGCAAGCCCTCGAACAGATCAAGACCTTTTTCAatcaagagcaagaattCAAGGACCGGGTCTCGTTTGACAAGGCGGGCAAGTTCTGTGGTTATCACGGTGTTGGAAGCACGCAGATTAATAACCAGGAAACCAGAGGTAGGCAAGTCGACCAGCCATACATCTCAATTTACTTACGCTGTTGTAGACAAGAAGGAGACTTTCTCTATGCGATATGATACTCGCATCGACCAAACCCATAACTGTGTCGATGACATCAATGCCAACTTCTCATCCACAGATTATGTCTGGGACAGGACAGGCCATCTCACAAACTTCCGCCCTGTACTTACCGAGTTCTATCAAAAGCGACTAGCCCTCGCCCGTAAACTCATCCGTTTATTCGCCCTGGCTCTCGACCTACCCGAGGACTACTTCgactccatcatcaccactccCGGCGCTGACGCAGTGCACATTCACTACCCCGGCAACGACGGCAGCAccgaagatgtcgatgtgGGTATTGGCTCCCATACGGACATCCAGTGCGTGACTCTGCTCTGGCAGGACATGTCTGGTGGGCTGCAGGTCCTCTCGGCAGATGACGAGTGGCTCGACGCACGGCCAATTGAAGGGACCCTGGTCATCAACATAGGCGACTTTCTGCAGAGGCTTTCGAACAACCGGTTCAAATCCACGGTGCATCGCGTGTATAATCGGCAAAAGACCTCCCGCTACGCCATGCCTTTCTTTCTCGGGTTCAACCCGGACGCGGTCTGTGAGGTCGTACCGACGTGTGTTGACGATGAGCATCCTCCTCTCTATGAGCCGATTTCATGTGGCAAGGCAAGTCGTACTCCACATCCGTGTCCAAAGTACGCAGACTAATTGCTTGCAGTGGCGTGAGTCTCGTCTGAAGCTAGCTGAGACTCCGGACAAAAAGGGAGTATGATGAACAGCAGCTATACAGGATTCGAACAGACTTCGTTCAGCTGAATAAAGTTTACGGACAGCTCATTTATGAGCTCGTATAAGTGGACACTAAAAAAGGTTAACTATGCACAGTTAATATCCCTCACGTGGACTGACTCATGGAAACTCATTGCATTGCTAGTCCTACAACATAAACAAGCTGCCAAAgttcttttcatcatttaTGCTTTCTGACGATGCTGGCTAAGTTACTTAAGTGGGGTTGAGAAATAACTGGCAATGTCCCTAAATTGACATATGTGGCCCCTTTCCCTACCCTGCAAACTTTATGATCCATCCGAAGACACAGCGTCGACGACTTGTTTTAATAGCGGTGAGAAAATACTAATAAAGCTCTATGTCTTCTCTCTTGGTATAAATAAGCAGTGCTCCAACGGACCAACCCATCCGACCTGCATCCCTCTTGTTTTTTATTACTTGACTCTACTACATACTCCTTCCCGTTACCGCCGCAATGAAGCTCGCCAGTCTTATTATTGTCTGCCTCCCCGCCGTGTCGGCCAATTATCCCTGGTGGACAAACAGCGGTTGGTCCAAGCCCGCCGATCACGTCAGCGGTGACTGTGCTGCAGATGCCCAATA contains these protein-coding regions:
- a CDS encoding related to uracil permease, whose product is MASLLSKAHDRLLVKKHCADGTTEPADFLDNDSIRPTPVKDRTWTSITYSAFWFAATANVSNLYAASTGQSAGLSMWEALACSLGGQLLAGCLMALNGRAGALYRIPFPVACRASFGTWGALWPTFNRAVMSIVWNGVNAVQGAQCLYVFLHAIFPSIANIPDIMGSKSALNSAQMLCFFLYWLINCAFLFVPVPRMRKLVHIKVAVYFAATIAFVAWTLSQSGSVRKTLTEPSTVKGSEKSWLILKFFFLGLASCGTFISNASDLQRYASKPSDVIAGQVFSFPMSNFLVGVFGNLIAAASKGIFGEVIWNPLTTLDMLMQGDRHTSANRAGCALISFAYVYSTVFSAIFENSIPAGNDIAALMPKYITVKRGFFICAIISYAICPWYLLSSAAVFINFLSSYQIFLSAITGILICDYYLLRRGVFDIPMLYSGHKDSTYHFFHGFNLRAFVVYLIAIAPNFYGFLYQMGVSAPLGIQRFYYVAYPVGLFLAFGSFWLINTVFPSKNIPKVSGWKEPKDFVETHDGTFVNVVIDSSDAASGDQEMGNAQKSAMEKF
- a CDS encoding related to gibberellin 20-oxidase, whose product is MATTTIEATAPVSAFTTVQLMTPDGPVSRRVRCGAPRTPTLDEMPVIDLSSLDGDAAARKAIATKIKAAAENTGFFYVSNHGIPKELIEQALEQIKTFFNQEQEFKDRVSFDKAGKFCGYHGVGSTQINNQETRDKKETFSMRYDTRIDQTHNCVDDINANFSSTDYVWDRTGHLTNFRPVLTEFYQKRLALARKLIRLFALALDLPEDYFDSIITTPGADAVHIHYPGNDGSTEDVDVGIGSHTDIQCVTLLWQDMSGGLQVLSADDEWLDARPIEGTLVINIGDFLQRLSNNRFKSTVHRVYNRQKTSRYAMPFFLGFNPDAVCEVVPTCVDDEHPPLYEPISCGKASRTPHPCPKYAD